The Longimicrobiales bacterium genome has a window encoding:
- a CDS encoding ATP-binding protein encodes MRNEQKRDGLASLLLERIRDHAMIALDDAGVVTEWNTGATRLLGWDERQAVGRSIRELLAEDPGAQERKQSALEAARAAGEFEFEGWHPRADGTRIWTHTQILRYAPERGGAGFAILLRDLTERRRTQEQLEEHGRRLDEAQRVARLGSWSWDVDTGKLQWSPALYDVYGVDPDGFTPSYDAFLERLLPEERTRVTAAVEHALQTAGAFQWEERIQRPDGAVCVLQTHGRAVTRNGRVVRLVGTCQDVTEQRAAAERERQLLREQAAREAAESMLEEKGALLAELRASHEQLEQQAIELEAQADELIQLMSELEERNRELHAANDALHASNAAAEQARRVAEEANAAKSQFLAAMSHELRTPLNAIAGHAQLLQLEIHGPMTEAQLQALERIQRSGHHLLALINDILNFAKLEAGSVRFAARDVDLPSAVQEIVTLLTPQLNARRLHCVIPPSLAAAHAFADPDKLDQILMNLLSNAIKFTPEGGRITIECEVDSTSTRVHVTDTGAGVPEERIEEIFEPFVQLRPDASTLTDGVGLGLSISRALARGMRGDLLASNVPTGGARFTLVLPAAAGVLSAQAVVRS; translated from the coding sequence GTGCGGAACGAACAGAAGCGTGACGGGCTCGCCAGCCTGCTGCTGGAGCGGATCCGCGACCACGCGATGATCGCACTGGACGATGCGGGCGTCGTGACGGAGTGGAACACGGGAGCGACGCGCCTGCTCGGCTGGGACGAACGCCAGGCGGTCGGCCGATCGATCCGCGAGCTGCTGGCGGAGGACCCCGGTGCGCAGGAACGCAAGCAGTCGGCGCTGGAGGCCGCGCGGGCGGCCGGCGAGTTCGAGTTCGAGGGCTGGCACCCCCGCGCGGACGGGACGCGCATCTGGACGCACACCCAGATCCTGCGCTATGCGCCGGAGCGGGGAGGTGCCGGCTTCGCCATCCTGCTGCGCGACCTGACGGAGCGGCGTCGCACGCAGGAGCAGCTCGAGGAGCACGGCCGGAGACTCGACGAGGCGCAGCGTGTCGCCCGGCTCGGGAGCTGGTCGTGGGACGTCGACACCGGCAAGCTGCAGTGGTCCCCGGCGCTGTACGACGTCTACGGCGTCGATCCCGACGGCTTCACCCCCTCCTACGACGCATTCCTGGAGCGGCTGCTGCCGGAGGAGCGCACGCGGGTGACGGCCGCCGTCGAGCACGCGCTGCAGACGGCCGGCGCCTTCCAGTGGGAGGAGCGGATCCAGCGGCCGGACGGCGCAGTGTGCGTGCTGCAGACGCACGGCCGGGCAGTGACCCGGAACGGCCGGGTCGTCCGCCTGGTCGGCACCTGCCAGGACGTGACGGAGCAGCGCGCCGCGGCCGAGCGTGAGCGGCAGCTGCTGCGTGAGCAGGCGGCGCGGGAAGCCGCCGAGTCCATGCTGGAGGAGAAGGGCGCGCTGCTGGCCGAGCTGCGGGCGTCGCACGAGCAGCTCGAGCAGCAGGCGATCGAGCTGGAAGCGCAGGCGGACGAGCTGATACAGCTGATGTCCGAGCTCGAGGAGCGCAACCGTGAGCTCCACGCCGCCAACGACGCGCTGCATGCGTCGAATGCCGCGGCCGAGCAGGCACGGCGCGTGGCCGAGGAGGCAAACGCTGCCAAGTCACAGTTCCTCGCCGCAATGAGCCACGAGCTGCGCACCCCGTTGAATGCGATCGCCGGCCACGCGCAGCTCCTCCAGCTCGAGATCCACGGTCCCATGACGGAGGCGCAGCTGCAGGCGCTGGAGCGCATCCAGCGCAGTGGCCACCACCTGCTCGCACTGATCAACGACATCCTCAACTTCGCGAAGCTGGAGGCGGGGAGCGTGCGTTTCGCCGCCCGCGACGTGGACCTGCCGAGTGCCGTGCAGGAGATCGTGACGCTGCTCACGCCGCAGCTGAATGCGCGTCGGCTGCACTGCGTGATTCCGCCCTCGCTCGCGGCCGCGCATGCGTTCGCCGATCCGGATAAGCTCGATCAGATCCTGATGAACCTGCTGTCCAACGCGATCAAGTTCACGCCGGAAGGCGGCCGCATCACCATCGAGTGCGAGGTCGACAGTACGAGCACGCGGGTACACGTGACGGACACCGGCGCGGGTGTCCCGGAGGAGCGGATCGAGGAGATCTTCGAGCCGTTCGTGCAGCTCCGACCCGACGCATCGACACTGACCGACGGCGTCGGCCTCGGACTGTCGATCAGTCGTGCGCTCGCG